The following are encoded together in the Lathyrus oleraceus cultivar Zhongwan6 chromosome 3, CAAS_Psat_ZW6_1.0, whole genome shotgun sequence genome:
- the LOC127129575 gene encoding probable pectinesterase/pectinesterase inhibitor 32, with translation MHSSMVILMLIPFFFFCFLLVVQSSFHDVSFQDEFPLWVEGRERTLLIKNVHRANVVVAPDGSGNFVKVMDAVLAAPNFSKDRFVIHIKRGIYKENVIIDEKKNNLMMIGDGTDATIISGNLSSRHNNLTTFETATFGVDGMAFVARDITFQNTAGPINGQAVALRSSSEKSIFYRCKIIGYQDSLCAHSNLQFYRNCIISGTVDFIFGYAAAVFQNCQIIVKKGLPGQYNTISAQGGEYGPNKPFGFVFQFCKIYADSDLLPISKSIKTYLGRPWGAHSKTIFMQSYISDMLSPIGWSEWIGHPEYSDTLYYAEYQNYGPGAMLQYRVKWKGYHILKYSKEAINFTVARLISGNTWIPSTNVPFTPGLGK, from the exons ATGCATTCTTCAATGGTTATTTTAATGTTAATACCATTCTTCTTCTTTTGCTTCCTTCTTGTTGTGCAATCCTCTTTTCATGATGTCTCTTTCCAAGATGAATTTCCATTGTGGGTCGAGGGGCGCGAGAGGACGTTACTTATCAAAAATGTGCACCGTGCTAATGTTGTTGTTGCTCCCGATGGGTCTGGAAACTTTGTCAAAGTGATGGATGCTGTTTTAGCTGCGCCAAATTTTAGCAAGGATCGTTTTGTGATACATATAAAACGCGGAATTTATAAAGAAAATGTTATTATCGATGAGAAAAAGAACAATCTTATGATGATAGGAGATGGAACGGATGCAACAATTATCTCTGGAAATTTAAGTTCGCGCCATAACAATTTGACTACATTCGAGACAGCCACCTTCG GTGTTGATGGAATGGCATTCGTAGCACGAGATATTACTTTTCAAAACACCGCGGGACCTATAAATGGACAAGCAGTTGCATTGAGATCAAGTTCTGAAAAATCTATCTTTTATCGGTGTAAAATTATTGGTTACCAAGATAGCTTATGTGCTCACTCTAACCTTCAATTTTATAGAAATTGCATTATAAGTGGTACAGTTGACTTTATATTCGGGTATGCGGCTGCAGTATTTCAAAACTGCCAAATAATAGTCAAAAAAGGATTACCAGGACAATATAACACTATCTCTGCTCAAGGAGGAGAATATGGACCTAACAAACCATTTGGATTTGTATTCCAATTCTGTAAAATTTATGCTGATTCTGACCTTCTTCCGATATCTAAATCTATTAAAACATACCTTGGAAGACCGTGGGGTGCACATTCAAAAACAATATTCATGCAATCTTATATAAGTGACATGTTGAGTCCAATAGGATGGTCAGAGTGGATTGGGCATCCCGAATATTCTGACACATTGTACTATGCAGAATATCAAAATTATGGGCCAGGAGCTATGTTGCAATATCGTGTAAAATGGAAAGGGTATCATATCCTAAAATATTCTAAGGAAGCCATTAACTTTACAGTAGCCCGATTAATTTCCGGGAATACATGGATACCCTCTACAAATGTACCTTTTACTCCTGGGTTAGGGAAATAA